The proteins below are encoded in one region of Alosa sapidissima isolate fAloSap1 chromosome 24, fAloSap1.pri, whole genome shotgun sequence:
- the rhbdf1b gene encoding inactive rhomboid protein 1 isoform X5 — translation MDLSSQDNLSMTSTETPPPLYVPAAQHGMQKIVDPLARGRAFRMVEEVDGFSVPHTPITPGAASLCSFASSRSGFGRPTRRRKRESVAKMSFRAAAALVKGRSLREGTHRRTHRRSFTPASFMEEDTLDFPDELDTSFFTRDCFMHEEMSTYADEVFETPSEAAIKEAEASQVEESELTGSALDKNELERSHLMMPLERGWRKGKEGPLVQPKVRLRQEVVSLSGQQKRGQRIAVPVQKLFAREKRPYGLGMVGRLTNRTYRKRIDSYVKRQIEDMDDHRPFFTYWITFVHLLITILSVCIYGIAPVGFSQHETVDSVLRNKGVYENVKFVQQENFWVGPSSEKLIHLGAKFSPCMRRDHQVHDLIQEKREQERHSACCVRNDRSGCLQTSQEECSSTLAVWVKWPNHPSAPVLDGKVRQYGSVCHQDPRICLEPASVSPHDWPDDITKWPICTRYNTGNHTNLPHIDCAITGRPCCIGTKGRCEITSREYCDFMRGYFHEEATLCSQVHCMDDVCGLLPFLNPEVPDQFYRLWLSLFLHAGILHCLVSVFFQMTILRDLEKLAGWLRISIIYILSGITGNLASAIFLPYRAEVGPAGSQFGILACLFVELFQSWQILARPWRAFAKLLGVVLFLFAFGLLPWIDNFAHVCGFVSGFFLSFAFLPYISFGRADMYRKRCQILGALTVFTGLLAGFVVLFYVYPVKCEWCELLTCIPLTDKFCEKYDLNAHLH, via the exons ATGGACCTGTCCAGCCAAGATAACCTGTCCATGACCAGCACCGAGACGCCGCCGCCACTCTACGTGCCTGCCGCCCAGCATGGCATGCAGAAG ATTGTTGACCCACTGGCGCGTGGCCGGGCATTCCgcatggtggaggaggtggacggCTTCAGCGTTCCGCACACTCCCATCACCCCCGGCGCTGCCTCGCTCTGCTCCTTCGCCAGCTCCCGCTCCGGCTTCGGACGCCCGACGCGACGGCGTAAGCGCGAGTCCGTCGCCAAGATGAGCTTCCGTGCTGCCGCCGCGCTGGTCAAG GGCCGCTCCCTGCGCGAGGGCACTCACCGCCGGACCCACCGACGCAGCTTCACCCCCGCCAGCTTCATGGAGGAGGACACGTTGGACTTCCCCGATGAGCTGGACACCTCCTTTTTCACACGG gactgCTTTATGCATGAGGAGATGTCCACCTATGCTGACGAGGTGTTTGAGACGCCCTCGGAAGCGGCCATTAAGGAGGCGGAGGCCAGTCAGGTGGAGGAGAGTGAGCTGACGGGCAGCGCGCTGGACAAGAATGAGCTTGAGAGGAGCCACCTCATGAT gcCTCTGGAGCGGGGCTGGCGTAAGGGGAAGGAGGGCCCGCTGGTCCAGCCGAAGGTGCGCTTACGGCAGGAGGTGGTGAGCCTGAGCGGGCAGCAGAAACGGGGCCAGCGCATCGCCGTGCCTGTCCAGAAACTGTTCGCCCGCGAGAAGCGCCCCTACGGCCTGGGCATGGTGGGCAGGCTCACCAACCGCACCTACCGCAAGCGCATCGACAGCTACGTCAAGAGGCAGATCGAGGACATGGATGACCATAG GCCTTTCTTCACATACTGGATCACGTTTGTCCACCTGCTCATCACTATCCTGTCGGTGTGCATCTACGGCATCGCCCCCGTTGGCTTCTCACAACACGAAACCGTGGACTCG GTGCTAAGAAATAAAGGAGTATATGAGAATGTCAAGTTTGTACAACAAGAGAACTTCTGGGTTGGACCCAGCTCA gAGAAGCTGATCCACCTGGGGGCCAAGTTCTCACCCTGTATGCGACGGGACCATCAGGTCCATGACCTGATCCAGGAGAAGAGGGAGCAAGAGCGACACTCGGCCTGCTGCGTCAGGAATGACCGCTCCGGCTGCCTGCAGACCTCCCAGGAGGAGTGCTCA AGTACCCTGGCGGTGTGGGTAAAGTGGCCTAATCACCCCAGTGCTCCAGTCTTGGATGGCAAAGTGCGTCAGTATGGTTCTGTATGCCACCAGGACCCCAG GATCTGTCTAGAGCCAGCCTCAGTGTCTCCTCATGATTGGCCTGATGACATCACCAAATGGCCT ATCTGCACCAGGTACAACACAGGGAACCACACCAACCTGCCCCACATTGACTGTGCCATCACCGGCCGGCCGTGCTGCATCGGCACCAAGGGCAG GTGTGAGATCACCTCCAGAGAGTACTGTGACTTCATGAGGGGCTACTTCCATGAGGAGGCCACTCTCTGCTCCCAG GTGCACTGCATGGATGACGTGTGTGGCCTGCTGCCATTCCTCAACCCAGAGGTCCCAGACCAGTTCTACCGCCTGTGGCTCTCCCTGTTCCTGCATGCTGG GATCCTGCACTGCCTGGTGTCTGTGTTCTTTCAGATGACCATCCTGAGAGACCTGGAGAAACTGGCCGGTTGGCTCAGGATTTCCATCATCTACATTCTCAGTGGCATCACGGGCAACCTGGCCAGTGCCATCTTCCTGCCTTACAGAGCCGAG GTGGGTCCAGCTGGCTCCCAGTTTGGCATCCTGGCCTGCCTGTTCGTGGAGCTCTTCCAGAGCTGGCAGATCCTGGCGCGGCCGTGGCGTGCCTTCGCCAAGCTCCTGGGCGTGGTGCTCTTCCTCTTCGCCTTCGGCCTGCTGCCGTGGATCGACAACTTTGCGCACGTCTGCGGCTTCGTCTCGggcttcttcctctccttcgcCTTCCTGCCGTACATCAGCTTCGGCCGGGCCGACATGTACCGCAAGCGCTGCCAGATCCTGGGTGCGCTGACCGTCTTCACGGGTCTGCTGGCCGGCTTCGTGGTGCTCTTCTACGTCTACCCAGTCAAGTGCGAGTGGTGCGAGCTGCTCACCTGCATCCCGCTCACCGACAAATTCTGCGAGAAGTACGACCTCAACGCCCACCTTCACTGA
- the rhbdf1b gene encoding inactive rhomboid protein 1 isoform X4: MTFSASWDELDRGTADWFGVSKDGDATQRWQRKSLRHCSLRYGKLKPAVIREMDLSSQDNLSMTSTETPPPLYVPAAQHGMQKIVDPLARGRAFRMVEEVDGFSVPHTPITPGAASLCSFASSRSGFGRPTRRRKRESVAKMSFRAAAALVKGRSLREGTHRRTHRRSFTPASFMEEDTLDFPDELDTSFFTRDCFMHEEMSTYADEVFETPSEAAIKEAEASQVEESELTGSALDKNELERSHLMMPLERGWRKGKEGPLVQPKVRLRQEVVSLSGQQKRGQRIAVPVQKLFAREKRPYGLGMVGRLTNRTYRKRIDSYVKRQIEDMDDHRPFFTYWITFVHLLITILSVCIYGIAPVGFSQHETVDSVLRNKGVYENVKFVQQENFWVGPSSEKLIHLGAKFSPCMRRDHQVHDLIQEKREQERHSACCVRNDRSGCLQTSQEECSSTLAVWVKWPNHPSAPVLDGKVRQYGSVCHQDPRICLEPASVSPHDWPDDITKWPICTRYNTGNHTNLPHIDCAITGRPCCIGTKGRCEITSREYCDFMRGYFHEEATLCSQVHCMDDVCGLLPFLNPEVPDQFYRLWLSLFLHAGILHCLVSVFFQMTILRDLEKLAGWLRISIIYILSGITGNLASAIFLPYRAEVGPAGSQFGILACLFVELFQSWQILARPWRAFAKLLGVVLFLFAFGLLPWIDNFAHVCGFVSGFFLSFAFLPYISFGRADMYRKRCQILGALTVFTGLLAGFVVLFYVYPVKCEWCELLTCIPLTDKFCEKYDLNAHLH; the protein is encoded by the exons GGGCACGGCCGACTGGTTCGGGGTCAGCAAGGACGGCGACGCCACGCAGCGATGGCAGCGGAAGAGTCTGCGCCACTGCAGCCTGCGCTACGGGAAGCTGAAGCCGGCGGTGATCCGTGAGATGGACCTGTCCAGCCAAGATAACCTGTCCATGACCAGCACCGAGACGCCGCCGCCACTCTACGTGCCTGCCGCCCAGCATGGCATGCAGAAG ATTGTTGACCCACTGGCGCGTGGCCGGGCATTCCgcatggtggaggaggtggacggCTTCAGCGTTCCGCACACTCCCATCACCCCCGGCGCTGCCTCGCTCTGCTCCTTCGCCAGCTCCCGCTCCGGCTTCGGACGCCCGACGCGACGGCGTAAGCGCGAGTCCGTCGCCAAGATGAGCTTCCGTGCTGCCGCCGCGCTGGTCAAG GGCCGCTCCCTGCGCGAGGGCACTCACCGCCGGACCCACCGACGCAGCTTCACCCCCGCCAGCTTCATGGAGGAGGACACGTTGGACTTCCCCGATGAGCTGGACACCTCCTTTTTCACACGG gactgCTTTATGCATGAGGAGATGTCCACCTATGCTGACGAGGTGTTTGAGACGCCCTCGGAAGCGGCCATTAAGGAGGCGGAGGCCAGTCAGGTGGAGGAGAGTGAGCTGACGGGCAGCGCGCTGGACAAGAATGAGCTTGAGAGGAGCCACCTCATGAT gcCTCTGGAGCGGGGCTGGCGTAAGGGGAAGGAGGGCCCGCTGGTCCAGCCGAAGGTGCGCTTACGGCAGGAGGTGGTGAGCCTGAGCGGGCAGCAGAAACGGGGCCAGCGCATCGCCGTGCCTGTCCAGAAACTGTTCGCCCGCGAGAAGCGCCCCTACGGCCTGGGCATGGTGGGCAGGCTCACCAACCGCACCTACCGCAAGCGCATCGACAGCTACGTCAAGAGGCAGATCGAGGACATGGATGACCATAG GCCTTTCTTCACATACTGGATCACGTTTGTCCACCTGCTCATCACTATCCTGTCGGTGTGCATCTACGGCATCGCCCCCGTTGGCTTCTCACAACACGAAACCGTGGACTCG GTGCTAAGAAATAAAGGAGTATATGAGAATGTCAAGTTTGTACAACAAGAGAACTTCTGGGTTGGACCCAGCTCA gAGAAGCTGATCCACCTGGGGGCCAAGTTCTCACCCTGTATGCGACGGGACCATCAGGTCCATGACCTGATCCAGGAGAAGAGGGAGCAAGAGCGACACTCGGCCTGCTGCGTCAGGAATGACCGCTCCGGCTGCCTGCAGACCTCCCAGGAGGAGTGCTCA AGTACCCTGGCGGTGTGGGTAAAGTGGCCTAATCACCCCAGTGCTCCAGTCTTGGATGGCAAAGTGCGTCAGTATGGTTCTGTATGCCACCAGGACCCCAG GATCTGTCTAGAGCCAGCCTCAGTGTCTCCTCATGATTGGCCTGATGACATCACCAAATGGCCT ATCTGCACCAGGTACAACACAGGGAACCACACCAACCTGCCCCACATTGACTGTGCCATCACCGGCCGGCCGTGCTGCATCGGCACCAAGGGCAG GTGTGAGATCACCTCCAGAGAGTACTGTGACTTCATGAGGGGCTACTTCCATGAGGAGGCCACTCTCTGCTCCCAG GTGCACTGCATGGATGACGTGTGTGGCCTGCTGCCATTCCTCAACCCAGAGGTCCCAGACCAGTTCTACCGCCTGTGGCTCTCCCTGTTCCTGCATGCTGG GATCCTGCACTGCCTGGTGTCTGTGTTCTTTCAGATGACCATCCTGAGAGACCTGGAGAAACTGGCCGGTTGGCTCAGGATTTCCATCATCTACATTCTCAGTGGCATCACGGGCAACCTGGCCAGTGCCATCTTCCTGCCTTACAGAGCCGAG GTGGGTCCAGCTGGCTCCCAGTTTGGCATCCTGGCCTGCCTGTTCGTGGAGCTCTTCCAGAGCTGGCAGATCCTGGCGCGGCCGTGGCGTGCCTTCGCCAAGCTCCTGGGCGTGGTGCTCTTCCTCTTCGCCTTCGGCCTGCTGCCGTGGATCGACAACTTTGCGCACGTCTGCGGCTTCGTCTCGggcttcttcctctccttcgcCTTCCTGCCGTACATCAGCTTCGGCCGGGCCGACATGTACCGCAAGCGCTGCCAGATCCTGGGTGCGCTGACCGTCTTCACGGGTCTGCTGGCCGGCTTCGTGGTGCTCTTCTACGTCTACCCAGTCAAGTGCGAGTGGTGCGAGCTGCTCACCTGCATCCCGCTCACCGACAAATTCTGCGAGAAGTACGACCTCAACGCCCACCTTCACTGA